From a single Anabas testudineus chromosome 5, fAnaTes1.2, whole genome shotgun sequence genomic region:
- the mrps16 gene encoding 28S ribosomal protein S16, mitochondrial → MVHLSSFLLKKYHGGYVVIRLALAGHKQANRPFYRIVAAYNKRARDEKYIEQLGSYDPLPNIYNEKLVSFNFDRIKYWIGCGAHPTKPVAKLLGLAGFFPLHPMTITEAERRRTQAEQTQNTLGTEESLDEGQKQAEV, encoded by the exons ATGGTCCATCTGT cATCATTCCTGCTTAAGAAGTATCACGGGGGTTACGTTGTAATCCGGTTGGCTCTTGCAGGCCACAAACAAGCTAACAGACCCTTTTATCGCATTGTGGCAGCTTATAACAAAAGGGCAAGAGATGAAAAATATATAGAGCAGCTGGGCTCCTACGACCCCCTCCCCAACATCTACAATGAGAAACTCGTCAGCTTCAACTTTGACAGAATCAAGTACTGGATCGGCTGTGGTGCGCATCCCACAAAGCCTGTGGCTAAACTTCTAG GGTTGGCAGGATTCTTCCCTCTGCATCCCATGACAATAACGGAGGCAGAACGCCGCAGAACCCAAGCAGAGCAGACACAGAACACATTAGGAACAGAGGAAAGTCTGGATGAGGGACAGAAGCAGGCTGAAGTGTGA